The Tenebrio molitor chromosome 2, icTenMoli1.1, whole genome shotgun sequence DNA segment ttttacaggTCCATTTCTATTGACTCATCTTCTTCTCAATCTGTTGAGTAAATCTGACAACGGCcgcgtaataaatttatcagCAGTTGCACATTTGCGAGGCAAAATTAAACTCGACGACTTAAATTCTGAAGAGAACTTTGTGGAAATAGAAGCCTTCAGTCAAAGTAAATTGGCGTTAACtatgtttacaaaatacatGGCTTCATTGTTAAAACGTAATTGCACTGATTAATGTAATGCAAGTACTGAAAGCGTTTGTTCCAGACACGCGAATAACATTTAATGCGGTGAATCCTGGTCTCGTTCGTGGAACAAGACATTTGCGCAATTCTAGATTAACTACATCTTTCATTACGAAACTGTCGGTGTGGCCGTGGATGTGGCTCTTCATGAAAACGCCATATCAAGGGTGTCAAACTGTGATTTACGCAGCGGTCGATCCATTCCTCGCAAATGTGTCTGGATGTTATTTCAGGTAATGCCTTCTCTAGATCTAATTTGATTCTTTTACGTCACATTTCAGCAACTGTGAAATACAAAAACCGTCCGATCTCGTCAATGACATCCAGCTGTCggaaaatttatataaaagaACGTGCGAGATAGTGAAGATTGATGGAGAGAATATCATAAATAAGGTGGTGGAATGTGAAgacaaagaaatttaattaatgactGATCTTCTTTGCTATGTTCAAAATTGATACATGCATAAAAATATGTCACCAATAATTGTCTTTTTTACGTTGCTGTATTAAGTCTCGTCCATCTTTCGCTAACAGCCCACAGCCAGGCGGCAGTGGCGTCATCTTTTGCCGCTTCACTGACTTCTGCTTCTTCACAGTtactacaaaaaatgtatgtatcTTGGGagaagtgaaattaaaaactcaCCTAAAATATTTTCCTGTTACATTAGGTAATTTAGAACTTAATGCTGCATAAACAACTGTATAAGCCCCTTGACTAGGACTTTTTATAAACGGCCAAAGCAGTGGTTTTATCAAAATAGTAGCCAGCcaactattaaaaaaactcatatgTCGAATTATCTCTGTGCTAACTATTCCTGGATGGACTGCATTTACAGTCACTTTTGTATCtgacacattttaaaatattaattagaaGGAAAACACCATTTGCTGTTTTCAATTTACCTTTTAACTTTTTTGCTAATTCCATTGTAAATAAGATATTAGCTAATTTGCTTTGAGCATAAGCAGCAGCTGGATCATACTTTTGATCACTATTTAAGTCCTCTCTATTTATTATTCCTTTTTTATGAGCTACACtagatacatttattattcTGCTAGGAGCAGATTCCTAAAACACTCAActcattaaaaatcaaacacATTCATGTAACACACCTTTAATCTGTCTAATAATAGATTAGTTAATAGAAAATGTCCTAAATGATTCACCCCTAATTGTGTTTCAAATCcatcttttgtttttgagTTTGGAGTTCTCATTACACCaccattattaattaaaatatctaaACGCTCTTGCTCTGCTTTGAATCTAGCAACAAATTCTCTAACAGACTGTAATGAAGCTAAGTCACATTTTCTGCAGTACACATATTTATTGTTCGAGTCTAAGACTATCTCACTTCTGGCCTACAATTAGTCAAATTATGTTAAAATACATTAATACTTGTTTGAATTACTTCTTCACAACGTTTCATGTCGCGACAAGCCATATAAACTTTGGCCTTTCGTTTTGCAAGATCTCGTGCTGTTTCTTTACCGATTCCTGTATTGGCCCCAGTTATAATCACTACTTTTCCTTCTGCTAAAACGTTGGGTTGCAATTTGCTTCCTCCAGTCCATTCTCTTGGAAAACGGTGTAATCAGCGAATGTTGTTCATTTACTTGTGCAACTTACTTAATTATACAAGTTAGTCCCAAGGCCGCAGCTGCAGTGCTTGCATAAAAAATAGGTTTAGGGatcttgaaatttaaaattgttatgGGTCTAGAAActctttttttaaacatttcgcTACTgcaaacaaattactttttatttttatcctaCCGGTtaagacataacctcaaatatcATGTGTCACTTCATATATTACTAAAATAGTAACTTTCTCAATACCAACATTACTGCCAACCATTACCAAATGAAGTAACTTCCTATTACAGTTGcggaaataaaatttcgggcacgatttttctgtcacttcaacaaaatctctgtaaagcaccttctactgtcatcatgactgacattaaATCATCGGtttgatatgttgcctacccgttattatgccacaaatgacaatttttgaatgccaaaaagagaaaaatatgacaagagtaaaaaataaggttattaacgtaaaggttgttttagagtttatatcatgacattgacaatagtgcccgaaattttaattccacaACTGTACATTAAAGAAGCTCAGtgaaaactaattaattataatcgTGTCTATTATAGGactactaggttgccataaatttggttaggttggaggctatgtggtttctgatGACAAACAAAAGGTATCGTAACCGTAAGGCAGCGAATTCCTTTGCAACAGTTGCATATGGCtctatttctcgctaagtgatagatgttttttcgtttgacaatcaattttggtttctggcggcatatttaattGGACTTAATCTTAggaccaaccttaggcattcaaaattacttttgaaaattctagttacacacaacatgaaaaacgttatttccccctaaaagttcgaattctagggagtaatttatttttggcacgattatatgtaatttaaatacagggtcattataaatgattgtcccatcgcagttggccagttggcgttgaaaacccacacaaattttggatgtgccgcagcctcgcaacgttagacaaactagtaaaCCACTGCCGTCTCTATTTATTTAGTTAAATAGAGACGGCAGTGGtttactagtttgtctaacgttgccgTCTCTATTTAACTAAATAAATAGAGACGGCAGTGAGTAAACAGATTTCCACTCCCGCCAGGAGCCCCACCTATCAGCGATATTAGTCTCACTCAtattatgaggcttgcggcacattcaactacccataactacgtcaccaacatCTACTGCGATGgcacaattatttataatgaccctgtacaaaATAATGCAAATGCTGCATTTTGCAAATTGCATCAGAATCTAAATGTATAATAAAGTCATTAAAAATCgattgtattatttattataaattcataaaattttgatttaaattgcaaaattttcactttcatTGGTTTAGATTCATAATTTGTCAGTTGTCAGAATATTCAACAAGTATGTAGGTAGAGTTTACTTCtttaactaaataaaaaagaccaaaacgagaaaatgttatttatttcaatactGAATTTAACATGGTTGTTTGTCTTTTGTTTTAGATGCTTTTAAAGACTGCTGAATTTCTTCTAGTGTTTTACCCTTGGTCTCTGGTACAAAGTATACCGCTAAAATGGTCGAAATGAAACAGCTTAttgagaaaaacaaaaacggaGCATACAATCCGAAAGACGTGTCAAGTAGATGGAATAGTTTGGTGGTACAACTGACTAACACTCCAAATACAATATTTAACAGAAGTAATCCCTTTCCTTTAATACTTGCCGAGAATAGTTCTCCTAGCATTAAAGTAGGTACGATGCCGAGACCAAACGAATAAAATACAACATACGTGATCATTCCAACTAATGGTATCCAGTTAACTATCGCAACATTAACTTCGCCACCATAAAATTGTTCAATGAAGAAATAAGTCGCCTCACACAACAAAACCATACCACACAGCAACAACGATACGAAATACGACTTTCTTCGTCCAAACCTGTCAAGAGTGAAAGCCGCACACATATTCAAAACTGCACATAGACCCATGAAAATTATGGCTGAAGTACTAGCCGATACGTTGCCACCAGACTTTAAGAAAATATATTGGGTATAAACTGCAAACGATGAAATTCCACCCAACTGTTGAGAGGCCCTCAAGAAAATTCCCGCGTACACTGCTTTTCTGTTACTGCTGAGGGTCAGCACGTCTTTCCAGCTTCCAGACTCTGACATTTGCCTGTCAACGTCAGACTTTAGTTTATGCAGTTCCTCTTCAACGTTTTGCTTTTGACGGAGTTTTTGCAGTGACGTTCGTGCATCATCTGTTCGACCTTTCATAAGATAAAAATACGGCGATTCTGGCATGAACACAAAAGTACATAGGAAAAATATTGGAAAGACGAGGCATATGTAAGCAGCCGTTGCAATTGTCGTGTAACTTCCTATCACATTGATGGACAATTGTCCGAGATAAATTAGAAATGTCATCAAATTACCCCAAGTACCTCGCACTTTAGGTGTGGATATTTCTCCCACGTAAATGGGCAAAGAGGCAAACAGACAAGAATCACCGAGGCCCGTGATAAATCTGGACACGTAAAATACATAGACAGATTTGGCATTAGCGATAAGAATGAGGGATATGATGTGAGGAAAAGCTATTAATAGGAGCGAATATTTTCGTCCAATTGTATCGTTTAGTTTGGCAAACAAGAAGCTCGAAACTATCGCACCGATTGGAGGTAAAACCGTAAAATACGAAGCTTCATCTAGCgatatgttgtaattgacTTTGTCTTCTACGATTTTGGGAATCGAAGGTGATGACCACGAGAAGAGCATGCCTGCAGTGAATGACGCCAAACATGCTGAAATAtgtaaagttttatgtcaggTTTTAAATAAGTCAGAGAATGTCAACTTACATAAAAATATTGCTAGAGCTTGGAACCAATCTTTGTCTTTTTCTGTTGTCGCATTGTGactattgtttttttctgttacattTTCCGAAGTCATTTTGATTAAGTACCTAACTATGTCTAAATTACACAAGAATTTTACGGAGTGCTGCTTACTGGTTCGTCATTATGTGAGATACTGAGTATGTGTGAGAGGTCACTGGTGCCAAAAGTATAAATTGCTTAGTGTTATATCTGACAAACAATGAGATTGCTTGAACTTTGTCAGAGGCGTAGTGTTAAATGTTGCAACAGTATAAAAAACAGTAGCAcatgacaataaaatttgatggtggtaatttttgtaaagtaGGGTAAGGTGGGGCTCAGTGAAACAAGGGGCACAGTAAAACAAACGCAATATTTCTAACTTTTTCTAACATAATGTTTGAACTTATGTATTTAGGTAATTAATAAAGCGCACAAGGCGCTATCTTAGTGCAGTTGTGATTTTTCATGTTGGAGGCTAGTTCTTGTTTTCatgtaaaaatattgttttttggcATCAATTCGGAGGATTTTTCACCAaaatctttttgtttttactaaATAACAATTCGCTTGAGGTGAGTGTCCGTATTTTTCTAATAATCGTAGCAGACTACCTGTAATACtttacatatacagggtgccccagagttgcgaaaaagctccgtaacttgtttgttattaaagatatcaactttttctttattctagatgatagctacgcttctactgcatattcggaaaatattgcggtatatatacagagtgtcccaatattataaaaacactaaagttatgtttttttaaatggaaactatccagtttgattttatttttgaactctatgctaaattatgaatcaaatttatacaggtcgtttttacgtatctgccatcgtttttaatcagtggcgctttttttaccagaatttcgaattgcaggggtcccttcgaaaattcgtaccttccaaatcgttgcacataaattaaaatgattgaggctgtttgatttctaaatgtttgctgcatctgctgagtgtttactcaacaacctgcttagtcgcatatgcctactgcgattttttaaacataacgaattaaaaatgttaaaaactcatttttttcaaatagcactccgcatttattattgcactggtcgaaatcttttttgacaagcttttgaacaatataaggtttgtatagtcgaatctgtaaatctagggtgctatcctaaaatcgctaaatttggtgcaattttccgttaaaaagacaatacaaaaatctagtaggcctaacaaaagataatcacacaatatggtcactccataaagatgaatcaaccaacaaaacagtgtttaacaattaaacatttcattattttagtgATATTAAGATAGCATCCTAGATagtgcaggggtcccttcgaaaattcgtaccatccaaatcgttgcacataaattaaaataattgacaccgtttgatttctgaatgtttgccgcatctgttaagtgtttacttaataacgtgcttagtcgcatatgcctactgcgattttttaaatataacaaactataaatgtcaaaaactcatttttttcaaatggcaccctgcatttattattgcactggtcgaaagattttttgacaagctttccaactgtatagggtttgtatagccgaatgtgaaaatctagggtgctatcttaaaaacactaaaaatcactaaaataattaaatgtttaattgttaaacactgttttgttggttgattcatctttatggagtgaccatattgtgtgattatcttttgttaggcctactagatttttgtattgtcgttttaacggaaaaattgcaccaaatttagcgattttaggatagcaccctagattttcagattcgactatacaaatCTTATattgttaaaaagcttgtcaaaaaaactttcggccagtgcaataataaatacggggtgccatttgaaaaaaatgagtttttaacatttttaattcgttatgtttaaaaaatcgcagtaggcatatgcgactaagcagattcttgagtaaacactcagcagatgcagcaaacattcagaaatcaaacagcgtcaatcatttaaatttatgtgcaacgatttggaaggtacgaattttcgaagggacccctgcaattcgaaattctggtaaaaaaagcgccactgattaaaaacgatggcagacaagtaaaaacgacctgtataaa contains these protein-coding regions:
- the LOC138123005 gene encoding retinol dehydrogenase 12-like translates to MDRFLEQLETAKTCWWPYIFTFFLFVLGAIRKYIGGTYCPSKNRIDGRVVVITGGSSGIGLVTAKELAKRGATIILAVRNAEKGKKAREVLLKSCPQANAIIKLVDLTDFVSIREFANQLTLEYEKIDALINNAGIIFHPYKRTVDGNEITITTNYFGPFLLTHLLLNLLSKSDNGRVINLSAVAHLRGKIKLDDLNSEENFVEIEAFSQSKLALTMFTKYMASLLKHTRITFNAVNPGLVRGTRHLRNSRLTTSFITKLSVWPWMWLFMKTPYQGCQTVIYAAVDPFLANVSGCYFSNCEIQKPSDLVNDIQLSENLYKRTCEIVKIDGENIINKVVECEDKEI
- the LOC138123006 gene encoding retinol dehydrogenase 12-like yields the protein MFKKRVSRPITILNFKIPKPIFYASTAAAALGLTCIIKEWTGGSKLQPNVLAEGKVVIITGANTGIGKETARDLAKRKAKVYMACRDMKRCEEARSEIVLDSNNKYVYCRKCDLASLQSVREFVARFKAEQERLDILINNGGVMRTPNSKTKDGFETQLGVNHLGHFLLTNLLLDRLKESAPSRIINVSSVAHKKGIINREDLNSDQKYDPAAAYAQSKLANILFTMELAKKLKDTKVTVNAVHPGIVSTEIIRHMSFFNSWLATILIKPLLWPFIKSPSQGAYTVVYAALSSKLPNVTGKYFSNCEEAEVSEAAKDDATAAWLWAVSERWTRLNTAT
- the LOC138122999 gene encoding facilitated trehalose transporter Tret1-like, which encodes MTSENVTEKNNSHNATTEKDKDWFQALAIFLSCLASFTAGMLFSWSSPSIPKIVEDKVNYNISLDEASYFTVLPPIGAIVSSFLFAKLNDTIGRKYSLLLIAFPHIISLILIANAKSVYVFYVSRFITGLGDSCLFASLPIYVGEISTPKVRGTWGNLMTFLIYLGQLSINVIGSYTTIATAAYICLVFPIFFLCTFVFMPESPYFYLMKGRTDDARTSLQKLRQKQNVEEELHKLKSDVDRQMSESGSWKDVLTLSSNRKAVYAGIFLRASQQLGGISSFAVYTQYIFLKSGGNVSASTSAIIFMGLCAVLNMCAAFTLDRFGRRKSYFVSLLLCGMVLLCEATYFFIEQFYGGEVNVAIVNWIPLVGMITYVVFYSFGLGIVPTLMLGELFSASIKGKGLLLLNIVFGVLVSCTTKLFHLLDTSFGLYAPFLFFSISCFISTILAVYFVPETKGKTLEEIQQSLKASKTKDKQPC